The following proteins come from a genomic window of Synergistaceae bacterium:
- a CDS encoding sugar ABC transporter ATP-binding protein has product MAEDKILLEMKHIHKKFPGVYALKDVNFELRAGEVHALLGENGAGKSTLIKCLAGIYIPEEGEVIVKGESHIMRSVADSQAHGISVIHQELCLVPYLSIAENMFLGRERNVGGIIKRGQENEEARKLLTRLGLDFDPNTLIKDLSIAQQQMVEIAKALSVDADILVMDEPTASLTDKETEVLFETMRQLKAEGIGIIYISHRMSELFAITDRVTIMRDGQYVGTVNTRETTNDQLIAMMVGRELTQLYFKDAVTPGKVVLEVKDLVSPPFVNGVSFAVREGEIVGMSGLVGAGRSETSHCIFGIDPNYTGQILIEGQPVHIRSVRDAMNNGIALVPENRKEEGLVLINSVGYNLTLTILHELYKGHPLGNPSREVEEIARHIQELAIKTPTPDQLAENLSGGNQQKIVIAKWLATKPKLLILDEPTRGVDVGARAEIYGFMNELAKQGVAILMISSDLPEVINMSDRVLVMHEGRVTANLGKNELSQELIMRYATGNGGTSNAA; this is encoded by the coding sequence ATGGCAGAAGACAAGATACTGCTTGAAATGAAGCATATCCACAAGAAGTTTCCCGGCGTTTACGCGCTGAAGGACGTAAATTTTGAGCTGAGAGCCGGAGAAGTTCACGCACTGTTAGGCGAAAACGGAGCGGGCAAGTCAACCCTCATCAAGTGCTTGGCCGGAATATACATCCCCGAAGAAGGAGAAGTCATCGTCAAGGGCGAGTCCCACATCATGCGTAGCGTTGCGGACTCACAGGCTCACGGCATCAGCGTAATCCATCAGGAACTGTGCCTTGTGCCGTACCTGTCGATAGCGGAGAACATGTTTCTTGGCCGGGAGCGCAACGTCGGCGGCATCATCAAGCGCGGGCAGGAGAACGAGGAAGCTAGGAAGCTGCTTACCCGTCTAGGACTGGACTTTGACCCGAACACGCTCATCAAGGACTTGAGCATTGCACAGCAGCAGATGGTCGAGATCGCAAAGGCACTCTCCGTCGACGCGGACATCCTCGTGATGGACGAGCCCACAGCCTCACTCACCGACAAGGAGACAGAAGTACTCTTCGAGACGATGAGGCAGCTTAAGGCTGAGGGCATCGGCATAATCTACATCTCCCACAGAATGAGCGAGCTATTCGCCATCACGGACAGGGTTACGATTATGCGCGACGGCCAGTACGTCGGGACGGTCAACACCCGCGAGACCACCAACGACCAGCTTATAGCGATGATGGTCGGACGTGAGCTCACACAGCTGTACTTCAAGGACGCAGTTACGCCCGGCAAAGTTGTGCTTGAGGTCAAAGACCTTGTGAGCCCTCCTTTCGTGAACGGCGTATCCTTCGCGGTGCGTGAAGGCGAGATTGTCGGAATGTCCGGCCTCGTCGGTGCAGGCAGAAGCGAGACCTCACACTGCATCTTCGGGATTGACCCGAATTATACGGGACAAATCCTGATTGAGGGACAACCCGTGCACATCCGCTCGGTCAGGGACGCAATGAACAACGGAATAGCTCTCGTCCCCGAGAACCGCAAGGAAGAAGGCTTAGTGCTCATCAACTCCGTCGGGTACAACCTGACATTGACGATACTTCACGAGCTCTACAAGGGGCATCCGCTGGGCAACCCATCGCGCGAGGTAGAGGAGATTGCACGGCACATTCAGGAGCTCGCGATAAAGACACCGACACCCGACCAGCTCGCGGAGAACCTCAGCGGCGGAAACCAGCAGAAGATAGTCATTGCGAAGTGGCTGGCGACAAAACCGAAGCTCCTCATCCTTGACGAACCCACAAGAGGCGTTGACGTTGGCGCGAGGGCGGAGATTTACGGCTTCATGAACGAACTGGCCAAGCAGGGAGTAGCAATCCTGATGATAAGTTCAGACCTGCCGGAAGTAATCAACATGAGCGACAGGGTATTAGTCATGCACGAAGGAAGAGTTACGGCGAATCTCGGCAAGAACGAGCTGAGCCAGGAATTAATCATGCGTTACGCAACAGGAAACGGAGGAACTAGCAATGCCGCTTGA